Part of the Thiohalophilus sp. genome is shown below.
AACGTGTCATTAACAATGCCACTATCAGACCGGACGAAGCATAAACTGCCAGTTGGGACAGGCCCTCGAATCCACTAAATAATAAAACCAGAAAAGCGGCGGCGGAACTTATCCCGCCAAGACGCAACACTGGCCAAATTCGGTTAATTGTCGCCGATAATGTTTCATTAGAATATTTATGGCTGAACAGGTGAACAGGGTAATCAAGCGCAACTCCCAGCATGGTAAAACCGAATGCGATGACAATGCCATGGACATGTGAAAAAACAATCTGAGTAATAACAAGCCCAGCCAACACGCCAGATAACAGCGGAATACACGAGAACCAAACAAGATACAGCGATCGATAGGCAATCCAGAAGACCAAAATCAGCAAAACGGGGACAACCCAGCTTAGTTTTTGAGTTACGGTTTTTATTTCATCTTTTGTCGCAACAGCAATCGCACCGGGGCCGGCGATGTCGAGCTTGGCACCCTCTGCTGGCGAGAGTTCCTGAAACGTATTATGTAATACATCTTGCGTCTTCTCGATAGTATCAAGCGGAACATTATCAGACCTGAATTCGGCGCGAAGAATTGCACCCACTTCACTTGCATACCATACTGGGTATTGGTTGTCCAATTTTTCCGGATAATCGATTTGTTGAAAGTATGATTTGAGTGACAGATAAGGATCGGATTTGATTAATTGCCCAATAACGGGACCCTGCCCCTGACGGAGATCGGATACCCTGGCTTCAAATGCCTTGCGCAAACCAGTAACAGACCAGTCTGTGTCGACAAGGAGGAAACGTGATTCCTCCAATCGCTCAAGATCAGTTTTTATATAGCGAGCCTCGCCATTATGCAGGGTTAGGATATTATTCATTCCAGACAAATTAGCCCGTAAACCCTGGCTTAGTCTGACCAGTTCACCCGCCTTGGCACCATGAATGCTAATGAGTAATGACGAAGATTCACGCCCGGAGAGGATTTTACTTTGAAAGGCATGAAACGTGCTGCCTTCTTGTTCGAGAGGCATAAACTGTTTGAGATCGGTAACGGTGCGTAAATTGAATGAAAGATAGACTGACAGTAGAATAACCACTACCAGCCAGATCGCTTGCAGTACTATCGGTTTAGCATCAGTCATGGTGCTCAATCAGTGTTACGTGGGTATCGCCATTCGCGTAGTAAACTTTGAGTTTCTGCAGATTGCTTTTATTACCGGTAACAGTTATTTGTTCTATTTTTTGTTTATTGTGACTCGACTTGGGAAATAGTTCCAGAGTCCAGGATTGAAATCTCTCGTCGGAATAGCGAAGCTGATGCAAGAAAATCTTGTCAAGGGCAGCCCTATTGCCCTGCAATAAGGCTCTCAATGCATAGATGCCCACTGCAAGATCAGGGTGTTCGCTCAATTTGATATGCTTGGTCTCGTTGTCTTTCTCTATTTTCACTGTATCATTTGATACAGTATAAATTATTTTCTCAGGTTCAGTGACTTTTTTTATTAATGTGTCCGGTTTTTTGAAATGTAGATTTCCACGGCTCACAATATCTTCATCAAGATAATCAGCGCGCCATATATCAACAAATTTAGCAGAGAGTTCGTCGCGCGATGAGATTTCGACTAGCTTCTGATCAAGAAAATCAGCCTGCGCCAGGCAGCTACAAGCAATCCCGACTATAACCAGTAGCGACCGAATCATTCATCACCCCAATAATCATAGAAATTAAACCAGTTATAAGGATATCGAATCAGAATGCTTTCAAGGTGCGACACATAACTCTTTGTAAGATCCCGTATCCAGGGCTCTCTCTGGCTTCTTGGTACTTTAGCAGGATCGCTTATTTTTCGTAACGTGATTTGATAGTGGTTACCGCCAGTGTATGTTGCAAAAAAAACAATAATTGGCACGCCAAGAATTAAAGCAAGCGAAAAAGGACCTGCGGGAATTCGAACCATATCATCGAACAACCGGGTTTGAGTTACCTTCTCATCGGATACAGCCCTGTCCCCTAGCAAACCCAGAACCCCGCCGCCATCAACGACCTCTTGTGCCTGTAACAAGGCATTTATGTCAGAAATGTTGATGACCGACCCGGCAATCTCACTATTTAACTCATCAAGAATACGAGTAATCATGGCATTATGATCACGATACATCAAAACTTTCAGGTTGATGTCGGCCTGTTTTATAGCCAGACACCGCATGGCCTCAAAGCTTCCGATATGAGCCCCCAGTAAAAGAGCCCCGTCCCCGTTCTTGAGAACATCTAAAGCATTCGAATCGATGTCGAAGCTGATAGAGAACTTCTCAAACCTTCCTGTAATAAAATAGACCCGATCAAGAATTACTGATGCAAAAGTATAGATGTGCTTATATACAGCCCAAATACTATCAGAGGTATTTGGATTACGACGCAGATATTCAGAGGAGGCTTTACGTGCCCCTGGGGAGAAGATAAAAAAATATAAACAGATCGGCCATAACCACAGCCGAGTGATAGAACGTGGCATGTACAGCGCGAATTTGCATATAAACTTTAATAAAAAAGGGTTGCTGCGCTCTTTTTTCTCATCCCAGTTTTCAGCCATCACCGCACCTATCAGATGCCGTCAAGATTTTTCCTGAAATCACTTTTTGATCATTAACTTTACATGTGAAGTCGTATAAAAACTCTTTTTTTTTATGGAACTGTACAGTTACTTTTTGATCC
Proteins encoded:
- a CDS encoding LolA-related protein; translated protein: MIRSLLVIVGIACSCLAQADFLDQKLVEISSRDELSAKFVDIWRADYLDEDIVSRGNLHFKKPDTLIKKVTEPEKIIYTVSNDTVKIEKDNETKHIKLSEHPDLAVGIYALRALLQGNRAALDKIFLHQLRYSDERFQSWTLELFPKSSHNKQKIEQITVTGNKSNLQKLKVYYANGDTHVTLIEHHD